In a single window of the Stigmatopora nigra isolate UIUO_SnigA chromosome 7, RoL_Snig_1.1, whole genome shotgun sequence genome:
- the hamp gene encoding hepcidin-1, protein MKAFSIAVAVTLVLAFICTVETSTLPFNQVQKMEEVIGDDTPVEGRQDDDGGQIWTPYHGRQKRQSHLSLCRWCCNCCKSYKGCGFCCKF, encoded by the exons ATGAAGGCATTTAGCATTGCAGTTGCAGTGACACTCGTGCTCGCCTTTATTTGCACCGTGGAGACCTCAACGCTGCCCTTTAACCAG GTGCAGAAAATGGAGGAGGTGATAGGAGATGACACTCCAGTGGAGGGACGGCAGGATGATGATGGCGGACAGATTTGGACGCCGTATCACGGGCGGCAAAAGCGGCAGAGTCATCTGTCGCTGTGTCGCTGGTGTTGTAATTGCTGCAAGTCCTACAAGGGATGCGGTTTCTGCTGcaagttttga